The Rhodococcus triatomae genome includes a window with the following:
- a CDS encoding LCP family protein yields MAVGSVAALAVTGTGWFVGEQLTGTFSTSDALAGLDGGRAADGAALNILLIGLDSRKAMDGSDLPAEFVTDALHAGDSDVGGYNTNTLILLHVPEHDGRPVAVSIPRDDYVEVPGYGHRKIKEAYGLAKADEDARLTGSGTLPLAERESRARDAGRRSTVETVQNLLDVHIDHFAEVNLLGFYNVASAIGPLEVCLNAPVDDEEYSGARFPAGRQLLDASQSLAFVRQRHGLPHGDLDRTRRQQAFLWAVARVFQSKGAFEQLTTLRDLTESLKDDVVVDSAMDPIALARRLEGAAAGGIEFHTLPISGFDEIDGQSVNLVDPAEMRDVVATLLDTSPDRGHRSPTATGDGPEIEVRNGTGVDGLAASVAASLRRAGHRTAEPGNGLPATITSVDYGADADRPAAEELAARLGVAARRVSGVDSGRMVLMLGTDIAATVEQSVAGPLPSTIPAVPDTPGPATDAPADVLCVD; encoded by the coding sequence GTGGCGGTCGGGTCCGTCGCCGCGCTTGCCGTCACCGGGACGGGGTGGTTCGTCGGCGAGCAGCTCACCGGGACCTTCTCCACCTCCGACGCGCTCGCCGGTCTCGATGGCGGCCGTGCCGCCGACGGTGCCGCGCTGAACATTCTTCTCATCGGGCTCGACAGCCGGAAAGCCATGGACGGCAGTGACTTACCTGCCGAGTTCGTCACCGATGCCCTCCATGCCGGCGACAGCGACGTGGGGGGCTACAACACGAACACCCTCATCCTGTTGCATGTCCCGGAGCACGACGGCAGGCCCGTCGCCGTATCGATTCCCCGGGACGACTACGTCGAGGTCCCCGGATACGGGCATCGGAAGATCAAGGAGGCCTACGGCTTGGCCAAGGCCGACGAGGACGCCCGGCTCACCGGGAGCGGAACACTCCCGCTCGCCGAGCGGGAGTCCCGTGCCCGCGACGCGGGGCGGCGCTCCACCGTCGAGACAGTGCAGAATCTGCTGGATGTCCACATCGACCACTTCGCCGAGGTCAACCTGCTCGGCTTCTACAACGTCGCCTCCGCGATCGGCCCGCTCGAGGTCTGCCTCAATGCCCCGGTGGACGACGAGGAGTACTCGGGTGCCCGCTTCCCGGCGGGGCGACAGCTGCTCGACGCGTCCCAGTCACTGGCATTCGTTCGGCAGCGTCACGGACTACCCCACGGTGACCTCGATCGCACGCGGCGTCAACAGGCGTTCCTGTGGGCCGTGGCGCGGGTATTCCAGTCCAAAGGCGCGTTCGAACAGCTCACCACGCTGCGCGATCTCACCGAGTCCCTGAAGGACGACGTCGTCGTCGATTCTGCGATGGACCCGATCGCGTTGGCGCGCCGACTCGAAGGCGCCGCCGCGGGCGGAATCGAGTTCCACACCCTGCCGATCTCCGGCTTCGACGAGATCGACGGCCAGTCCGTCAACCTGGTCGATCCCGCCGAGATGCGCGACGTCGTCGCCACCCTCCTGGACACCTCTCCGGACCGCGGCCACCGGTCGCCGACAGCGACCGGGGACGGCCCCGAGATCGAGGTCCGCAACGGCACCGGAGTGGACGGGCTGGCCGCCTCGGTCGCGGCGTCACTCCGCCGTGCGGGGCATCGAACCGCCGAGCCGGGCAACGGCCTACCGGCCACGATCACCTCGGTCGACTACGGCGCCGACGCCGATCGACCGGCCGCCGAGGAGCTCGCGGCACGATTGGGCGTCGCCGCACGCCGGGTGTCGGGCGTCGATTCCGGTCGGATGGTGCTGATGCTCGGTACCGACATCGCCGCGACCGTGGAACAGTCGGTGGCCGGCCCACTCCCGTCGACGATCCCGGCGGTACCGGACACGCCCGGTCCGGCCACGGACGCACCCGCCGACGTCCTCTGCGTGGACTGA